The Klebsiella quasivariicola region CCCGGAGTTCATGCGTGACGCGATGAAAGTGCCGTTCTACTTCGGTGGGACCTCGCTGCTTATCGTTGTTGTCGTGATTATGGACTTTATGGCTCAAGTGCAAACTCTGATGATGTCCAGTCAGTATGAGTCTGCATTGAAGAAGGCGAACCTGAAAGGCTACGGCCGTTAAAACTGGTCGCCCGAGAAGTTACGGAGAGTAAAAATGAAAGTTCGTGCTTCCGTCAAGAAATTATGCCGTAACTGCAAAATCGTTAAGCGTGATGGCGTCATCCGTGTGATTTGCAGTGCCGAGCCGAAGCATAAACAGCGCCAAGGCTGATTTATTCGCATATTTTTCTTGCAAAGTTGGATTGAGCTGGCTAGATTAGCCAGCCAATCTTTTGTATGTCTGTACGTTTCCATTTGAGTATCCTGAAAACGGGCTTTTCAGCATGGTACGTACATATTAAATAGTAGGAGTGCATAGTGGCCCGTATAGCAGGCATTAACATTCCTGATCACAAACATACCGTAATCGCTTTAACCGCTATTTTCGGTATCGGCAAAACCCGTTCTAAAGCTATCTGCGCTGAAACGGGCATCGCTGAAAATGTTAAGATCAGTGAGCTGTCTGAAGAACAAATTGATATTCTGCGTGAAGCAGTAGGTAAATTTGTCGTTGAAGGTGATCTGCGCCGTGAAATCACCCTGAGCATCAAGCGTCTGATGGACCTTGGTTGCTACCGTGGTTTACGCCATCGTCGTGGTCTTCCGGTTCGCGGTCAGCGTACCAAGACCAACGCACGTACCCGTAAGGGTCCGCGTAAACCGATCAAGAAATAATCGGGGTGATTGAATAATGGCAAAGGCACCAGTTCGTGCACGTAAGCGTGTAAGAAAACAAGTCTCTGATGGCGTGGCTCATATCCATGCTTCTTTTAACAACACCATCGTTACTATCACTGATCGTCAGGGTAACGCACTGGGTTGGGCAACAGCCGGTGGTTCCGGTTTCCGTGGTTCTCGCAAATCCACTCCGTTTGCAGCTCAGGTTGCAGCAGAGCGTTGCGCAGAAGCCGTAAAAGAATACGGCATCAAGAATCTGGAAGTTATGGTCAAAGGTCCGGGTCCGGGTCGCGAATCTACTATTCGTGCACTGAACGCCGCTGGTTTCCGCATCACTAATATTACTGATGTGACTCCGATCCCTCATAACGGTTGTCGTCCGCCGAAAAAACGTCGCGTATAACGCTACGTTTTCCAGGTTAGTTGGAGAAAGAAAATGGCAAGATATTTGGGTCCTAAGCTCAAGCTGAGCCGTCGTGAGGGCACCGACTTATTCCTTAAGTCTGGCGTTCGCGCGATCGATACCAAGTGTAAAATTGAACAAGCTCCTGGCCAGCACGGTGCGCGTAAACCGCGTCTGTCTGACTATGGTGTGCAGTTGCGTGAAAAGCAAAAAGTTCGCCGTATGTACGGTGTGCTGGAGCGTCAGTTCCGTAACTACTATAAAGAAGCAGCACGTCTGAAAGGCAACACCGGTGAAAACCTGTTGGCTCTGCTGGAAGGTCGTCTGGACAACGTTGTATACCGTATGGGCTTCGGCGCCACTCGTGCTGAAGCACGCCAGCTGGTTAGCCACAAAGCGATTATGGTAAACGGTCGTGTTGTTAACATCGCTTCTTATCAGGTTAAAGCGAATGACGTTGTCAGCATTCGTGAGAAAGCGAAAAAGCAATCTCGCGTGAAAGCCGCTCTGGAGCTGGCTGAGCAGCGTGAAAAGCCAACCTGGCTGGAAGTTGATGCTGGCAAGATGGAAGGTACGTTCAAGCGTCAGCCGGAGCGTTCTGATCTGTCTGCGGACATTAACGAACACCTGATCGTCGAGCTTTACTCCAAGTAAAGCTTAGTACCAAAGAGAGGACACAATGCAGGGTTCTGTGACAGAGTTTCTAAAACCGCGCCTGGTCGATATCGAGCAAGTGAGTTCGACGCACGCCAAGGTGACCCTTGAGCCTTTAGAGCGTGGCTTCGGCCATACTCTGGGTAACGCACTGCGCCGTATTCTGCTCTCATCGATGCCGGGTTGCGCGGTGACCGAGGTTGAGATTGATGGTGTACTGCACGAGTACAGCACCAAAGAAGGCGTTCAGGAAGACATCCTTGAAATCCTGCTCAACCTGAAAGGGCTGGCGGTGAGAGTTCAGGGTAAAGATGAAGTCATCCTTACTTTGAATAAATCTGGCATTGGCCCTGTGACTGCAGCCGACATTACCCACGACGGTGATGTCGAAATCGTCAAGCCGCAGCACGTGATTTGCCACCTGACTGATGAGAACGCTGCTATTAGCATGCGTATCAAAGTTCAGCGCGGTCGCGGTTATGTGCCGGCTTCTGCCCGAATTCATTCGGAAGAAGATGAGCGCCCAATCGGCCGTCTGCTGGTCGACGCCTGCTACAGCCCTGTAGAGCGTATTGCCTACAATGTTGAAGCTGCGCGTGTAGAACAGCGTACCGACCTGGACAAGCTGGTCATCGAAATGGAAACCAACGGCACAATCGATCCTGAAGAGGCGATTCGTCGTGCGGCAACCATTCTGGCTGAACAACTGGAAGCTTTTGTTGACTTACGTGATGTACGTCAGCCAGAAGTGAAAGAAGAGAAACCAGAGTTCGATCCGATCCTGCTGCGCCCTGTTGACGATCTGGAATTGACTGTCCGCTCTGCTAACTGCCTCAAGGCAGAAGCTATCCACTATATCGGTGATCTGGTACAGCGTACCGAGGTTGAGTTGCTGAAAACGCCGAACCTGGGTAAAAAATCTCTTACTGAGATTAAAGACGTGCTGGCTTCCCGTGGACTGTCTCTGGGCATGCGCCTGGAAAACTGGCCACCAGCAAGCATTGCTGACGAGTAACCGGATCACAGGTTAAGGTTTTACTGAGAAGGATAAGGTCATGCGCCATCGTAAGAGTGGTCGTCAACTGAACCGCAACAGCAGCCATCGCCAGGCTATGTTCCGTAACATGGCAGGTTCGCTGGTTCGTCATGAAATCATCAAGACGACCCTGCCGAAAGCGAAAGAACTGCGTCGCGTAGTTGAGCCGCTGATTACTCTTGCCAAGACTGATAGCGTTGCTAATCGTCGTCTGGCATTCGCCCGCACTCGTGATAACGAGATCGTGGCAAAACTGTTTAACGAGCTGGGCCCGCGTTTCGCGAGCCGCGCCGGTGGTTACACTCGCATTCTGAAGTGTGGCTTCCGTGCAGGCGACAACGCGCCGATGGCATACATCGAGCTGGTTGATCGTGCTGAGCCGAAAGCAGAAGCTGCTGCAGAGTAATCTGTAGTAACGTAAAAAAACCCGCCCCGGCGGGTTTTTTTATATCTACCTCATCTCCACTTCACTACACTATCTGTACTCTTTTTGTTCATCCCCGGAGCCGTAGAATGTGGTTACTGGATCAGTGGGCGGAACGCCATATCCTCGATGCCCAAACTAAAGGTGAGTTCGATAACTTACCCGGCAGCGGCGAACCGCTGACTCTCGATGACGATTCG contains the following coding sequences:
- the rplQ gene encoding 50S ribosomal protein L17, producing MRHRKSGRQLNRNSSHRQAMFRNMAGSLVRHEIIKTTLPKAKELRRVVEPLITLAKTDSVANRRLAFARTRDNEIVAKLFNELGPRFASRAGGYTRILKCGFRAGDNAPMAYIELVDRAEPKAEAAAE
- a CDS encoding DNA-directed RNA polymerase subunit alpha — translated: MQGSVTEFLKPRLVDIEQVSSTHAKVTLEPLERGFGHTLGNALRRILLSSMPGCAVTEVEIDGVLHEYSTKEGVQEDILEILLNLKGLAVRVQGKDEVILTLNKSGIGPVTAADITHDGDVEIVKPQHVICHLTDENAAISMRIKVQRGRGYVPASARIHSEEDERPIGRLLVDACYSPVERIAYNVEAARVEQRTDLDKLVIEMETNGTIDPEEAIRRAATILAEQLEAFVDLRDVRQPEVKEEKPEFDPILLRPVDDLELTVRSANCLKAEAIHYIGDLVQRTEVELLKTPNLGKKSLTEIKDVLASRGLSLGMRLENWPPASIADE
- the rpsM gene encoding 30S ribosomal protein S13; translation: MARIAGINIPDHKHTVIALTAIFGIGKTRSKAICAETGIAENVKISELSEEQIDILREAVGKFVVEGDLRREITLSIKRLMDLGCYRGLRHRRGLPVRGQRTKTNARTRKGPRKPIKK
- the rpsD gene encoding 30S ribosomal protein S4; protein product: MARYLGPKLKLSRREGTDLFLKSGVRAIDTKCKIEQAPGQHGARKPRLSDYGVQLREKQKVRRMYGVLERQFRNYYKEAARLKGNTGENLLALLEGRLDNVVYRMGFGATRAEARQLVSHKAIMVNGRVVNIASYQVKANDVVSIREKAKKQSRVKAALELAEQREKPTWLEVDAGKMEGTFKRQPERSDLSADINEHLIVELYSK
- the rpmJ gene encoding 50S ribosomal protein L36, with product MKVRASVKKLCRNCKIVKRDGVIRVICSAEPKHKQRQG
- the rpsK gene encoding 30S ribosomal protein S11; its protein translation is MAKAPVRARKRVRKQVSDGVAHIHASFNNTIVTITDRQGNALGWATAGGSGFRGSRKSTPFAAQVAAERCAEAVKEYGIKNLEVMVKGPGPGRESTIRALNAAGFRITNITDVTPIPHNGCRPPKKRRV